From Juglans regia cultivar Chandler chromosome 8, Walnut 2.0, whole genome shotgun sequence, the proteins below share one genomic window:
- the LOC108997970 gene encoding uncharacterized protein LOC108997970, whose product MISVGDARKGLGLGFRGGGGGREMEENELEEGEASSYRNDNDNYDGSIDPDIAFSYIGEKLQNVLGHFQKDFEGGVSAENLGAKYGGYGSFLPAYQRSPVCSHPRTPPIVHNYSTARSPNNPLTEGGNQNSLVSSSASQSVKPRPASTSSTSLPVLKTPSMKDSVKQDIGTPCTLPEEVTPRYESENKRFTNLSDQKTLKFRLKVGSDNLSTIKNAEIYSGLGLDVSPSSSLNESPSESEGMSIEPQDMPFESPTTILKIMTSFPVPEDLLISPLSHDLIQLTEKEKLMKDYISVAVSKGGLEITNMVQYGSESRKVGGEVMGKRKMKSLKLNDVSAESKSGNGKDARKGNGFISRKEPDNDILACEELVSKTLKLPLLSNSDSAAGYMEKGGDRASDVIREANKSLPKDKDCSDLAKEESSGPTFTQEDGWFEKSKARSAGKAWVDKRTSSLDDVPAYPKKSAHPNRETSYDSVKSDSNVSKGRKALNSEFTDPFKEKANKKDTVYEQDSIRLPPEKEDSFSGSKKMLKGIQSNGTQSPEVPKVSLRVGSSVHKTKKGTHAEELKIQKDLGRTGNGYGVGELDEEQNQMDLLDVSSGDKDLKVVEKCTSAINNASDERSSAKKFDKLSTSEAYPKAVSNVGPHVGNGPISDAVPATGAPSIIELDTWVQCDRCHKWRLLPFGRSPKELPEKWLCSMLDWLPEMNRCSVTEEETTQALIALYKTPAPERQTNLPGNPGGVITGVTFANIRHPDQNHQNFSLHARAWGEKKKDGSKEMADASHNDGLSQLSNSMMRSLQSSVKGRSLNDVNQSPLIREPDFQQLSKSSDLTVKKSNEKQQVRDSYSDGGDAKSLKMKSRKDNGDKDFSRASKKIKTDSTHEDWMLDHSGHIGKMVPSSSNGFHATSEKNRPRYGEHSSFKDSRNDACDGPHVSIKKANSKVLVSLDDGSLEMGNSNARENARKRKVKEFSDDDYRKEKKKRVSKSEGKEHRSSRDSGRRDKKGSHSKNQHLGKDPGSNLSQRSLDGLDSLRKDLGSLQPSLAATSSSSKVSGSHKTRVSLQEVKGSPVESVSSSPMRISNPNKLASACRDLKGKDDLPSAGPFPVGSPRKCSDGEDDDGGVRSGTARNDKAVSIAYHRSVGSPGLDIQGRDFHHASGSKARAPIVPPSDITNQCHDDERQTDGSCARESCPRKSGKGSSSRLKDKHRSIITEFDMGKAKIPESLNDLQDHPPCNEVKPRDDKNQLQEKLGIKSDESENKNDARKDAAGKSSSESSKRESHLNFGEHDGSHIKVDSICREDAVSTTKQTVLRDCDSERSSKRLPSDKTDQVGLVSGRGKSLPLPPSGGSQIETVNRCPRPVTGSHNGNGVQSPAVVASDSDAALKVQKQVRKADSQNGTQHISSRHPTPNGQKARELDAPSPARRDSSSSAATNALKEAKDLKHLADRLKNSGSNLESTELYFEAALKFLYGASLLESGAKQVYSSTAKLCEFCAHEYEKLKNMAAAALAYKCMEVAYMRVIYFSHAIASRDRHELQTALQMVPPGESPSSSASDLDNLNNPTTLDKVNLAKGVNSPQVAGNHVIAARSRPNFTRLLSFAQDVNFAMEASRKSRIAFAAANVSLSETKYAESISSIKRALDFNFQDVEGLLRLVRLAMEAISR is encoded by the exons ATGATTTCTGTTGGGGATGCAAGGAAGgggctagggttagggtttcgtgGTGGAGGTGGCgggagagagatggaggagaatgAGCTTGAAGAAGGCGAGGCTAGTTCTTACCGGAACGACAACGACAATTACGATGGGAGCATCGATCCTGATATCGCTTTCTCTTacatt GGTGAGAAACTTCAAAATGTCTTGGGACACTTCCAGAAAGACTTTGAAGGTGGGGTTTCTGCAGAGAATTTGG GTGCAAAATATGGAGGGTATGGCTCATTTTTGCCTGCCTATCAGCGATCTCCAGTTTGTTCTCATCCGAGGACTCCTCCAATAGTTCATAACTACAGCACAGCCAGATCTCCCAACAATCCGCTAACAGAG GGTGGCAATCAAAACTCTCTAGTGTCTTCATCTGCATCTCAGTCAGTGAAACCTAGACCTGCTTCTACTAGTTCCACATCATTGCCTGTATTGAAGACACCATCCATGAAGGACTCTGTCAAACAAGATATTGGAACACCATGTACTCTTCCTGAGGAAGTCACACCGAGATATGAATCCGAGAACAAGAGATTTACTAATTTATCCGACCAGAAAACACTGAAGTTTCGACTCAAAGTGGGTTCTGACAACTtgtcaacaataaaaaatgctGAAATTTACAGTGGTCTTGGTCTTGATGTCTCACCATCATCGTCATTGAATGAAAGCCCTTCAGAAAGTGAAGGGATGTCCATAGAGCCTCAAGATATGCCATTTGAGTCCCCCACCACTATTCTTAAG ATTATGACATCCTTTCCAGTTCCCGAGGATCTACTCATATCACCACTCTCCCACGATCTTATTCAGTTGACTGAAAAGGAAAAGCTTATGAAAGATTATATATCTGTGGCTGTGTCCAAGGGTGGATTGGAAATTACTAACATGGTGCAATATGGATCTGAGTCTAGAAAGGTTGGTGGGGAAGTGATGGGAAAGAGGAAAATGAAGTCTCTGAAGCTTAATGATGTTTCAGCAGAATCAAAGAGTGGCAATGGTAAGGATGCACGAAAGGGAAATGGGTTTATATCGAGGAAGGAACCAGACAATGATATATTGGCATGTGAGGAGCTTGTTTCTAAGACTCTGAAGCTACCCCTTTTATCTAATTCAGATTCTGCTGCTGGGTACATGGAGAAAGGTGGAGATAGGGCTTCTGATGTAATAAGGGAAGCCAACAAGAGTTTACCAAAGGACAAGGACTGCTCTGATCTAGCAAAAGAGGAATCATCAGGGCCAACATTCACCCAAGAGGATGGCTGGTTTGAGAAGTCAAAGGCTCGTTCAGCTGGAAAAGCTTGGGTAGATAAGAGAACAAGTTCTCTCGATGACGTCCCAGCATATCCAAAAAAATCTGCCCATCCCAATAGAGAGACGAGTTATGACTCAGTAAAATCTGATTCAAATGTTTCTAAGGGAAGAAAAGCTCTAAACAGTGAATTCACAGATCCTTTCAAGGAGAAGGCTAATAAAAAAGATACTGTCTATGAACAAGACAGTATAAGATTGCCTCCTGAGAAGGAAGATTCATTTTCTGGGAGTAAGAAGATGTTAAAGGGAATTCAAAGTAATGGAACCCAATCTCCAGAGGTGCCAAAAGTAAGCTTGAGGGTTGGTTCTTCAGTTCACAAAACAAAGAAGGGCACCCATGCGGAAGAATTAAAAATACAGAAGGATCTTGGAAGAACTGGAAATGGGTATGGTGTTGGGGAATTGGACGAAGAACAGAACCAAATGGATTTATTGGATGTGTCTTCTGGAGATAAGGACCTCAAGGTGGTTGAGAAATGCACAAGTGCCATTAACAATGCATCAGACGAAAGATCAAGTGCTAAGAAATTTGATAAGCTGTCAACATCAGAGGCTTATCCTAAAGCTGTTTCAAATGTGGGTCCACACGTGGGGAATGGGCCCATATCTGATGCAGTTCCTGCTACAGGGGCTCCTTCAATAATAGAACTAGATACTTGGGTCCAATGTGACAGGTGTCATAAATGGCGGCTTCTTCCATTCGGTAGAAGCCCAAAAGAGCTACCTGAGAAGTGGCTATGTAGCATGCTTGACTGGCT GCCTGAAATGAACCGGTGTAGTGTTACTGAGGAGGAAACAACACAAGCTCTTATTGCGCTTTACAAAACTCCTGCTCCTGAAAGACAAACAAATTTGCCTGGTAATCCTGGTGGGGTTATAACTGGAGTGACCTTTGCCAACATTCGGCATCCTGATCAAAACCACCAAAATTTTAGTTTACATGCTAGGGCTTGGggtgaaaagaagaaagatggatcAAAAGAAATGGCAGATGCATCACATAATGATGGTCTCTCTCAGTTGTCAAACTCAATGATGAGAAGTTTGCAGTCATCTGTGAAAGGTAGGAGCTTAAATGATGTGAACCAATCTCCTCTGATTAGAGAACCTGATTTTCAGCAGCTAAGCAAGTCCAGTGACTTAACTGTAAAAAAAAGTAACGAGAAGCAACAAGTACGCGACAGCTATTCTGATGGAG GTGATGCCAAGAGTTTAAAGATGAAAAGCAGAAAGGATAATGGTGATAAAGATTTTTCTAGAGCTTCCAAGAAAATTAAGACTGATAGTACTCATGAAGATTGGATGTTGGACCACAGTGGGCACATTGGGAAGATGGTTCCTAGCTCAAGTAATGGTTTTCATGCTACATCTGAGAAAAATCGACCTAGATACGGTGAACACTCTTCTTTCAAGGACTCAAGGAATGATGCATGTGATGGGCCACATGTTTCGATTAAAAAAGCAAATTCCAAAGTTCTGGTTTCCTTGGATGATGGGTCTTTGGAAATGGGGAACTCCAATGCTAGAGAAAATGCTAGAAAGAGGAAAGTGAAGGAGTTCAGTGATGATGATTAcaggaaggaaaagaagaaaagggtaTCCAAGTCTGAGGGGAAAGAACACAGGTCAAGTAGAGACAGTGGTAGAAGAGACAAAAAAGGTAGTCATTCGAAGAACCAGCATCTTGGAAAAGACCCTGGGAGCAATTTGTCTCAGCGAAGCTTGGATGGTCTGGATTCTTTGAGAAAGGATTTAGGATCTCTACAGCCTTCGCTGGCAGCAACTTCAAGTTCTTCTAAGGTTTCTGGTTCCCATAAAACAAGGGTCAGCTTGCAGGAAGTGAAAGGCTCACCAGTGGAATCAGTTTCCTCGTCACCTATGAGAATTTCTAATCCAAATAAGCTTGCATCAGCATGTAGGGACCTCAAAGGGAAAGATGACCTTCCGTCTGCTGGTCCCTTTCCTGTTGGCAGTCCAAGAAAATGCTCAGatggtgaagatgatgatggggGTGTTCGATCTGGGACAGCAAGGAACGACAAAGCTGTCAGCATCGCTTATCACAGGTCCGTTGGGTCCCCTGGGCTCGATATTCAGGGGAGGGATTTTCATCACGCATCAGGTAGTAAAGCTAGAGCTCCGATTGTGCCTCCTTCTGATATCACAAATCAATGCCACGATGACGAAAGACAGACAGACGGTTCTTGTGCTCGTGAGTCGTGTCCAAGGAAGTCTGGGAAGGGGTCCTCTTCACGGTTGAAGGACAAGCACCGAAGTATCATAACTGAATTTGATATGGGTAAGGCTAAGATTCCCGAATCTCTCAACGACCTTCAAGACCATCCACCTTGCAATGAAGTAAAACCTAGGGATGATAAAAACCAGTTGCAGGAGAAGTTGGGCATCAAGTCTGATGAGTCTGAGAACAAAAATGATGCTAGGAAAGATGCTGCAGGAAAATCTTCAAGCGAGAGTAGCAAAAGAGAGAGCCATTTAAATTTTGGAGAGCATGATGGTTCACATATCAAAGTGGATTCTATCTGCAGAGAGGATGCAGTGTCTACAACAAAGCAAACAGTGCTGCGTGACTGTGATAGTGAAAGATCTTCAAAAAGGCTCCCTTCTGACAAAACTGATCAAGTTGGACTAGTTTCTGGGAGAGGGAAGTCACTACCATTACCACCCTCTGGAGGATCTCAAATTGAGACAGTGAATCGTTGTCCCAGACCAGTTACTGGGTCTCACAATGGAAATGGAGTGCAGAGTCCAGCAGTTGTTGCCTCTGACAGTGATGCTGCATTAAAGGTGCAAAAACAGGTAAGAAAGGCTGATAGTCAGAATGGAACTCAGCACATTAGTTCAAGACATCCCACACCCAATGGGCAGAAGGCCAGGGAACTTGATGCCCCTAGTCCAGCTAGAAGAGATTCCTCCAGCTCGGCTGCTACCAATGCTCTGAAAGAAGCAAAAGATCTCAAACACTTGGCTGATCGTCTTAAG AACTCAGGTTCGAATCTTGAAAGCACTGAACTTTACTTTGAGGCTGCCCTCAAGTTTCTTTATGGAGCCTCTCTATTGGAATCTGGTGCAAAGCAAGTGTATAGTAGCACTGCAAAACTATGCGA GTTTTGTGCCCATGaatatgagaaattgaaaaatatggcTGCTGCTGCTCTTGCCTACAAATGCATGGAAGTCGCATACATGAGGGTTATTTATTTCTCACATGCTATTGCAAGCAGAGATCGCCATGAGTTGCAGACTGCTCTACAAATGGTTCCTCCTG GCGAGTCCCCTTCTTCATCTGCATCTGATCTTGACAACTTAAACAATCCTACCACATTGGACAAGGTTAACTTAGCCAAGGGTGTTAACTCTCCCCAAGTTGCTGGAAACCATGTCATTGCTGCTCGAAGCCGACCCAACTTTACACGGTTGCTCAGTTTT GCACAGGATGTAAATTTTGCAATGGAAGCCTCAAGGAAATCACGGATAGCTTTTGCAGCTGCTAATGTGAGCTTGAGCGAGACCAAATATGCAGAGAGTATCTCTTCTATTAAAAGAGCTCTTGATTTCAACTTCCAAGATGTTGAGGGATTACTACGTTTGGTACGGCTTGCAATGGAGGCCATTAGCCGTTAA